ATATTTACACATAATAACGGAGGTGTGCTTGTTGAAAGAGAATCCTAACCTCGATCGTTTCCATGAAGATCCACCAACTCACCCATTCAACAGTGTAATTTATCACTATCAAAAGATTGCGGGTATGTCCTTTAGACTTATTAATACTAAAAAACTGTCGAAGCCAATTAGATGGTTTGGATTTTTTGTTATTGCTTGTATTCTTGCAGGTGTATCAATGTTGTTCGCAAAATTGGTCTTACAATTTTTCAAATGAGCATTTATCAAATTGAGCTTGTGTTAAATACGTTCGTTTCCCCATAATCCTGCCCAATAGCATAACGAGGCTGCCGGATCATCTCCAGCAGCCTCTGATGTTTTTGATAAGCTATCGAACCCGTTAGCTCAATGACGTAATGTCAGTCAAATAATCTGTCCAAAACATTATTTTCATAGTCTAACACTATATTTTTCGAGTCTGATACTTTATTTTCAATAGCAAACTGGCGGCAATAGTACTTTGCGCCAGTTTGCCATCAATTTGTACGAAGCCTTCTGAGCCTTTTAAAAAACCAGCTTTTTCAGCTATCAAAAGGTTGAGGCATTCCATTGGAAAAAGCCGGTTGACTCATTGAGTCAACTGGCTTTCTTGCTGGCAGACATTCTTTTTCTACTTTATCTCTATCGTAATCTCCGGCATGGTCACTTTTTTGTTTTCCCTGGTGCCCACAGGCGTTTCTTTTTTCTCTTTTCCGTTCTCATCAAAAGAAACCCCGCCTTTATTTTCCGAGATGTAGATGATTGGCGTAATCGTAAGCTTCGAGGCTTTCTCCTCCAACTTTCTGAAGGTCATGCTCCAGTTCATGATCCCCGTAGAGGCATCGCCATGTCCCCCATTATCCTCGCCCTCATACACATTGCCCAAATCATCTTTGACAATCAGATGGGCACTTACATCCTGCAAACGCTCCCGGTATTCATCGGGTACTTGCTGTGTATAGTCCGTTACGAATGACATCGGGGTTAGCTTTATTTTGTCAATCGTTACAACGTAGCCGTCTTTCTCAGTACGTTTGTGAACAAGCTTTACATCGCTTTCCACAGTTTGCAGCGTAAAGGCAAACGACCATTTTCCGTTGATCTTTTCATGCTGATTGTTTTCGATCTTTAGGATGTCGTTGATCGTCAGCTGGCACTCTACCTGTTCCATGTCCCCAGCAATACTGTAGTTTGCTTGACCGACGTAAGTGTTCGGCGCTACTTTCTCCACATGATCGCTTCCCGCCAGTCCGCCGGTATAGTTTTGAATACGCAAGGAAGGCCCTACACCGATTAACGGCGATTCCCCGAGATCTTGAGGAGACTTTACTTCGTAGGTATAGGAAATGGTTTTGCCATCGAAAACGGCATCCTTTACTGTGATCTGAATCCCGTTGCTCTCTTTGCTCACATTCACCTCATTGGAATTCACCTGGTACAAATCATACACGCCTGTCCTACCGTTATCCAAAAAGCGGAAAATATCACCGATAACCGGAATTCCTGCGGCGTATGCTGGATTGTTGATTCCCAGATAAGCAGTGCCTCCGACCAGAAGACCAGCGAACGCTGCCGCGATCACTTTCGTTCCGGCACATCCCTTCTTCTTTCTAACCGACTTCAGCAATCGCTTTTTCACTTTTGCTTTTTCTAGCATGGTAACCTTCGTCGCTTCCTCGATTTCACTCATTTCCATCTCATCAACCTCTACTTCTTTCAATAACCGATAAATATCCCGCATGGCTCTCTCTCCTATCTGTTCATTGTCGCCTGTTCGGCCAACTTTTTCTTTCCGCGGAAAACTCTATTGTCCACAGCCGTCCTTGTAAGCCCTAACTGATTGGCGATATCGTCTGATTTGACGCCCAGAAAATATTTCATAGCGAATATTTTCTGATCAATCGGCTGCAATGTATGGATGAACGCCGCAAGCTCCCGCTTATTCTCCTGCAGCACAACCTGATCTTCCGTCGATAAACCCTGTGCGAGACTTTCGGCTTCCAAGGAGACCTCGTCGCGCTTCCCTATCTTCCGGTAGTAGTCAATGGCTTGATATTTCGTTATTTTGTAGAGCCATTTTTTAAAATCCTCTCCGTCTCCTTCGAATTGATTGGCATGGTTCCATACCGCCAGGAATACATCGTTTATGCATTCCTCAATCTCCCCGGACTGGTATGTCGGGCCTAATACTTTGCAAACCGTACCTTTCACCAGCCCCAAATATTTGTCTACGATATACTCCAAGGCGTCTTCTTTTTTCTTTTTTAATCGCTCGATGTAATTCCGTTCATCACATCTCATTTCTATAATTCCTCCCAGATGTTCGTAAAGGCCTTTACACCATAGACAACGAATAAAATCCGATTTTCTCTCGCAAATTGCGCCTTTTTTTTTAAAAAAAATCATGAAGTATCTTCTTTAAGACGGTTTCACTTGGTATCCCGACACACAATAAACCACTCCAGATCATTGGAGTGGTTGCACTTTGCATGTTTCAAGATATTATTTGAGAAATGATTAGGTTTATAGCAACCTCATTGGGAGTAGGGAACAGTTTAGTTTTTATCGCATCTTCCAAGTGCTATTTAATGTCGTGAGAAACTATTCAAACTTAATCTCCACCTCTAAAATGAGATAACTACGTTAATCTGCCCGTTCGTATTATGAGGTCAGCCAGTTTTTACTGGTTGACCATTTTTTATATAGTTCTACGATTACGGTAGCCGGGGTAGAACGTCCCTGCCCGTGGGGCATTGACCCCGTCCGCTAAACTGTTCACCCCCTACTTGTAGAAACATGTTTGAGGCTGGTTGGGACTTAGATCTCGTATAACAAGCGAAGCTATGATACTACAAGCAGGACTAGGGGTTACCGGCAAATTATCTTGGAAAAGGAGCGATACAATGAATCCAGTCGTTGGTCTGGATGTATCTAAAGGGGAAAGTCAAGTTCAAGCATTTTTAGACAAGGGTCAGCCATACGGAAAAAGCTTTAGCATTTCGCATACTCGCGAGGGACTAGATACTTTTCTTCACTTTCTCAAGAATGTAGAAAGTATAACTAGTAAACAACCTCCGGTTGTTTTGGAGTCAACTGGACATTATCAGACTCCAATTACTCAGTTTCTAGAAGAACAAAACTACTTATATATTGTGATAAACCCACTCATCTCTTATCAAGCGAAAAAATCAAGCTTACGCAAGGTCAAAACTGATGCAATCGATGCTTATCATTTATGTGAGCTGTATTACAAGGAGGAACTACAACCTCATAAGAAGAGAGGGTTACAGCTGTTAAACCTCCGTAATCTTACAAGACAGCACGAATCTCTAACCGATCTTTGCACGCAAGCAAAATTACAGTTCCATGCCATTTTAGACCAAGTATTCCCTGAGTTCAGAAGTGTATTTGGGGACTTGTTTTCAAAGGTATCCTTGCACATTTTACTAGAGTTCCCTACCTCGGAAGAGGTCTTAAAAGCTAGGGAATCTGAATTGACGGAACGAATCGCAGCTATATGTATCAGTCGTTCCAACGCTTGGGCCAAAGAAAAGGCGAAAAAAATAATGGATGCAGCAAGCCGCAATCCATTTCAAAAAGTTGTGTACGAAAGTCATTTGATTAGTCTTGAGATGTATATTCGTATCATTCTTCAATATCAAGAGCATCTGTCCAATTTAGAGCACCGAATTGATGCTCTCGCATCAGAAATTGAAGAATATAAGATTATCCAATCTATCCCTGGTATCGGAGAAAAAATCGCGGCAACGATTATCTCTGAAATTGGTGAGATAGAGCGGTTTAATCACCCTAAAAAACTTGTTGCCTTTGCCGGAATCGATCCCAGCGTGCATTCTTCTGGCAAGTTCACTGCAACAATTAATCGAATCACGAAAAGAGGTTCCAGCAGGCTGCGACATGCCTTATATATGGCTGTCCTATGCGGTATCAGGAGTTCACGCAATAAGAAACTAAAAGAGTTTTATGACAGAAAACGCGATGAAGGAAAGCCATTTAAAGTCACGGTCGTTGCTTGTGCGAACAAACTGATCCACTGGATTTTTACCCTCTTAAAGCGTAAAGAAACTTTCCTTGATCTTGCTTAATACCAATAAGCAACAATAGAGATAAATCCTTCCATCATTGCGACGGATGGTTATTTGCCATGCTCAATTTCAGTATAACAATTAAACATAAACACGTTTAATGAAAAATGTTGACATCCTATTAGCTGGTTTAGCTTAATGAAGCATCGTCAGTCTAATACATTATTTTCAGTGAACAAGTGCAGAAGCCCTTGGAATAAATAACCGATAAAAAATGTTAGAATGCTCCCTGTGTCTATTTGCTATGCGATAATCGAGCTTTAGTGGAGTGAAGGAAAAGGGCGTTTCGAAAAAAAGCTGTGCCCCCCTACGGAAGCACAGCTGTTTATCATCCTGTTTCCCCATTCGGTTCTGTCGACCGATTTCCTTTTGCCAAAGCCAGCACCAGCAGCAAAAGACCTGCGCTAATCACAGCGAGCACATATAGACATAGCTGAAAAGCATCCGTGTAATTTTGTGCGTTAGCAGATTTGATACTTGCCTTGAATACGCTTTGGATCTCTGGTCGTTCAGAGTTGATCTTGCAGCTTGCAGACAATACGGAGGGATCGTTCGTCCGTACGAAATCCGCATAACAGCTGCGGAATTGCTGCACCGCCATCTCGTTTTGAGCGTCTGCATGTGAAATCGCGGATAGTTGTTGACGAAGCTGTTGCGAGACCTCGCCACTTACCGTGTCCGCATGATATCTCATCGTATTTAGAAAAATGACACCGATCAGGGCAATCCCCAACGCAAAGGCAACTTGCATGCCTGTTGTCAGGATACCCGAAGCAGAGCCAATATCGCTGCTGCGGATTTTGGCAAGCACCGTATTGGTCAGAGGAGCGGCAATCGCTCCTTGTCCGATTCCCAGAATCAGTAAGGCGGGAATCGATTCATATCTTTGAAAGGCAACCCCTGTCGCGTGAACAGTGAGCGCGAGGGACAAAAAGCCGATGATGCTCAGAACCGCTCCAAAAGTAAGTACATGCGCACCGTATTTGGCGACCGCTTTGGAAGAGAAGAGCGAGGCCAAAAAATATCCCATGCCCATTGGCAAAATAACCAATCCCGCCTGGAGTGCGGTAAAGCCGATTCCCATCTGGAGAAAATAAGCCGCTACCAGAAAGAAGGCTGCCTGTGAGCATAGCAGCAAAAAAACGATGAGCATGCCTGCCGTAAACACTTTCTGTTTGAACAAATCAACGTTCATAAAAGGAATGCCGCCACTGCGTGCTATCCTTCGTTCATACCAGACGAAGACGGCTAACACCGGTAACGACAAGATCAAGCATCCATCAAGCCATAGCGGCCACCCTTCCTTCTGTCCCTGCACGAGCGGAAATATCATCATGAGTAAGCCTATCGCCACACTCAGTGCACCTATCCAATCCAGCTTTGCTTTCACAGCACTCTTGGATTCTGAGATAAAAGGGAGCATACCCAAGATGATGATTCCGAAAGGCACGCTAAAGAAAAATACCGTTCTCCATTCAAGCCCCAGCGGATTCCAATGCAACAGCAAGCCTCCGATGATCTGCCCTGTAGATGCCGCTAGTCCCTGTGCTGCCCCATATAACCCGAACACGGCACCCCGTTTTTCAGGAACGTAATTGATCTGGATTAAGGCAAGCACTTGTGGGGCAATCATCGCGGCACTAAGTCCTTGCATAATGCGAAACAGAATAAGCATATTCACCCCTGAGGAAAATCCGCTCAATAAAGACGTGATCGTAAAGCCCGCTACTCCGTAGGCCAGCATCCTTTTCCGGCCAAACCGATCTCCCAGGCGCCCCCCGATAATGAGCGCGACCGCGTAGGCCAAGGTATAGCCTGTAATCACAAATTGCACACCGGAAAAGCTGGAATGGAGACCTCGCTGCAGCGATGGCGTCGCTACATTTACGATAAAGATATTGGCCACTGTCATAAAGACCGAGAGAAGCATGACGGCCAGCATCACATTTACCCTCGTTTTGAGACCTGCCCTCGTGACCAGCTGATCCGAGGAAATAGATTTTGCCGCTGTAGACATCGAATAAACACCCTTTCGCCCAAGTTTTTCGCATCCAAAAGGTAGGAATGTTCATTGACAGAAGAAGAGCAACTTGACTAAAATAGAAGTAGACAGATCTGTCTGTCTCGTTGATAACCAAATGATACAGACAGATCTGTCTCGTGTCAATCCGATTTTTGGATTGATTGGGAATATTTGAGGCGTTTTCTACCATTCATGAAGGAGCGATTCATCAATATGGATAAAAAGGAGTCAGCCAAAGAACGGATTTTGCAGGTTGCTTCTGAATTGTTTTATCAAGAAGGGATACGCGCTGTCGGCATCGATCGCATCATCGCGGAATCCGGAGTGGCAAAAGCCAGCTTTTACCGCAATTTTGCTACGAAGGACGATCTGATCGTGGCTTTTTTGGAGCAGCGTTTTCTCAGAAGTTTGGAGCGGATCGAGGAAGCGCGACAGCGTTTTCCGAATCAACCAACCGAACAATTACGCTTTCTCTTTCAATCGATATCGGATCGCATGATGGAACCCGATTTTCGAGGATGCCCCTATATGAATACCGCAGTGGAATTTCCCGACATCGAGCATCCTGCCCATGCGAAGGCAGTTGCGAGCCGTCACATCCTGTGGTGCCACGTCAAGCAAATGGCGACGGAAG
This is a stretch of genomic DNA from Brevibacillus choshinensis. It encodes these proteins:
- a CDS encoding MFS transporter, coding for MSTAAKSISSDQLVTRAGLKTRVNVMLAVMLLSVFMTVANIFIVNVATPSLQRGLHSSFSGVQFVITGYTLAYAVALIIGGRLGDRFGRKRMLAYGVAGFTITSLLSGFSSGVNMLILFRIMQGLSAAMIAPQVLALIQINYVPEKRGAVFGLYGAAQGLAASTGQIIGGLLLHWNPLGLEWRTVFFFSVPFGIIILGMLPFISESKSAVKAKLDWIGALSVAIGLLMMIFPLVQGQKEGWPLWLDGCLILSLPVLAVFVWYERRIARSGGIPFMNVDLFKQKVFTAGMLIVFLLLCSQAAFFLVAAYFLQMGIGFTALQAGLVILPMGMGYFLASLFSSKAVAKYGAHVLTFGAVLSIIGFLSLALTVHATGVAFQRYESIPALLILGIGQGAIAAPLTNTVLAKIRSSDIGSASGILTTGMQVAFALGIALIGVIFLNTMRYHADTVSGEVSQQLRQQLSAISHADAQNEMAVQQFRSCYADFVRTNDPSVLSASCKINSERPEIQSVFKASIKSANAQNYTDAFQLCLYVLAVISAGLLLLVLALAKGNRSTEPNGETG
- a CDS encoding TetR/AcrR family transcriptional regulator, giving the protein MDKKESAKERILQVASELFYQEGIRAVGIDRIIAESGVAKASFYRNFATKDDLIVAFLEQRFLRSLERIEEARQRFPNQPTEQLRFLFQSISDRMMEPDFRGCPYMNTAVEFPDIEHPAHAKAVASRHILWCHVKQMATEAGARDPEALASQLEILHSGAIMMAYMKKSMYNADHFYNAAMLLIKDQVPFVSTW
- a CDS encoding sigma-70 family RNA polymerase sigma factor; translation: MRCDERNYIERLKKKKEDALEYIVDKYLGLVKGTVCKVLGPTYQSGEIEECINDVFLAVWNHANQFEGDGEDFKKWLYKITKYQAIDYYRKIGKRDEVSLEAESLAQGLSTEDQVVLQENKRELAAFIHTLQPIDQKIFAMKYFLGVKSDDIANQLGLTRTAVDNRVFRGKKKLAEQATMNR
- a CDS encoding IS110 family RNA-guided transposase; amino-acid sequence: MNPVVGLDVSKGESQVQAFLDKGQPYGKSFSISHTREGLDTFLHFLKNVESITSKQPPVVLESTGHYQTPITQFLEEQNYLYIVINPLISYQAKKSSLRKVKTDAIDAYHLCELYYKEELQPHKKRGLQLLNLRNLTRQHESLTDLCTQAKLQFHAILDQVFPEFRSVFGDLFSKVSLHILLEFPTSEEVLKARESELTERIAAICISRSNAWAKEKAKKIMDAASRNPFQKVVYESHLISLEMYIRIILQYQEHLSNLEHRIDALASEIEEYKIIQSIPGIGEKIAATIISEIGEIERFNHPKKLVAFAGIDPSVHSSGKFTATINRITKRGSSRLRHALYMAVLCGIRSSRNKKLKEFYDRKRDEGKPFKVTVVACANKLIHWIFTLLKRKETFLDLA
- a CDS encoding DUF4179 domain-containing protein, whose protein sequence is MRDIYRLLKEVEVDEMEMSEIEEATKVTMLEKAKVKKRLLKSVRKKKGCAGTKVIAAAFAGLLVGGTAYLGINNPAYAAGIPVIGDIFRFLDNGRTGVYDLYQVNSNEVNVSKESNGIQITVKDAVFDGKTISYTYEVKSPQDLGESPLIGVGPSLRIQNYTGGLAGSDHVEKVAPNTYVGQANYSIAGDMEQVECQLTINDILKIENNQHEKINGKWSFAFTLQTVESDVKLVHKRTEKDGYVVTIDKIKLTPMSFVTDYTQQVPDEYRERLQDVSAHLIVKDDLGNVYEGEDNGGHGDASTGIMNWSMTFRKLEEKASKLTITPIIYISENKGGVSFDENGKEKKETPVGTRENKKVTMPEITIEIK